The sequence CTCTACGACTTCAAGCGCGACCACAACGTGGGCCAAGACGACCACTCCGACGGAGAGTCGTTCCAGTACGCGCGCGGCGAGCTTGGCTACGTCGAGGGGGTGCCGAGCCACCTCGCGTACAAGGTCGACACCAAGATGGTGTACGTCGCCGACACGGGCAACAAGCGCATCCTCTCACTCGACGCCAAGACCGGCACGGAGGCCAAGAAGGTGCGCGCGAAGGAGAAGATGGCGGTCGCGGTGGAGATGGACGGCGCCACGCTGGCCGACGTCGTGCCCGCCACCTTCGGCCTCCAGGAGCCCTCGGGCATCACGCTGAACGCCGACATTCTCTACGTGACCGACCACGCCACGTCGAGAATCCACGCCTTCTCGCTCGACGGGAAGGAGCTGCAGCGCCTCGACACGGGCCTCGCGCCCGGCTCGCTCGGGGGCATCCGCGTGGGACCGGACAAGAAGATCTACATCGTCGACAGGGTGGAGAGCCGAGTCCTCCGAATCGATCCCAAGTAGCGCGCGATGAGCTCCAGACCGAGCTCCGAACGCCCGTCGGCAACCACGCGGTGGCGCGCGATCTCCGCGGGCCTCCTCGTGGCGGGCGCGGCGCTCTACGGCGCGTGCTCGCCCGAGCCGCTCGGCCAAGAGCTCGACGCGGGCAAAGACGCGACCGCGGCCGACGGGGCAGGAAAGACGCGGCGAAGCCCTCGCTCTGCGTCGACGGCAAGCCCTCGCCTTACCCGGCCGCCACCAAAATCGACCTGTTCGCGACGGTGCCGGCGCTCGAGCTCCCCAAGCTGGGGGGCGGGACCTTCTCGCTCGCGAGCCGGTACAATCCCTGCGCGCCGCGCTCGAAGATCCTGCTCTTCCGCACCACGGCGGCGTTCTGCGGGACCTGCCTCTGGTCGCAGCGGCACACCCAAGACGTGATCCCGAAGGGCCTCGAGGACCGCGTCGAGCTGGTCGACCTCGTGGTCTCCGACAAGAACAACGTGCTCGTGCACACGAGCGACGATCTCGCGCGCATGGAGGCGGAGCTCGGGCCCCACGCGCCCACGGTCGTCGCCGATCCCGCCTACCGCTTCCAGTCCGTCGGCCTCGGCGACAGGCGGCTCCCGTTCTTCGTGCTCGTGGACTCGCGCACCATGCTCGCGCGGCGGTTCGTCCCCGATCCGGAGCCCGAGATGCTCGACAGCATGGTGCGGCGCGAGCTCGCCCTGCTGGACGGCCAGACGCCGCCGCTGTTCGCCGACGTGAAGTACGTCGACCAGATCTTCCCCACGAACCACTTCGATCTGCTGAAAGAGATGACGCTCCCGGGGCCCCCGCCGAAGGACCCGACGAACGCGGTCGCCGACTCGCCGGTCGCCGCCGCTCTCGGCAAGGAGCTCTTCTCCGACACGCGGCTGTCCCCGACCGGGACCGTCGCGTGCGCGACCTGCCACGCACCGGACAAGGGCTTCGCCGACGCGAGGCCGCGCGGCCGCGGCGTCGCGGAGGGCGATCGCAACACCCCGAGCGTGCTCTACGCCTCCCACGCGCGATTTCAGTTCTGGGACGGGCGCGCCGACACCCTCTGGCTCCAGGCCACGGGCCCCTTCGAGGACGCGGGCGAGATCGGCTCCAATCGGCTCTTCATCGCACACGCGATCGAGGCCTTCTACAAAGCACGCTACGACGCGGTATTCCCCACGAGCCCGCTGCCACCGCTCGGCGACCGCGCGCGCTTCCCCGCGAACGGCAAACCAGGAGACCCGGCGTGGGACGCGATGGCGCCGGCCGACAAGGCCGCGGTCAATCAGGTGTTCGTGCGAGTCGCCAAAGCCATCGAGGCGTTCGAGCGCACTCTGTCTGCGAGGGGGAATGCCATCGACCGCTATGTCGCCGGCGACCTGTCGGCCCTCACCCCGGACCAGAAGCAGGGACTCCATATCTTCTTCACCGCGGGCTGCGCGCAATGCCACTACGGCCCGCGCCTCACGGATGACGCGTTCCACAATCTTCGAGCGCCCACGGGGCGCCGCGACGGAGAGCCCGACCCGGGCGCCTCCGTGGGGCTCACCCGGCTCCTCGCCCACGAGTTTCGCAAGCCCGAGTACGCCGACGGCCCGTTTCAGGCCCTGACCCTGCCGAAAGACCTCAGGGAGCTCGAGGGTGCGTTCCGCACGCCGCCGCTCCGGGGCGTGACGGCCACGGCGCCCTACGGCCACGGCGGCAGCTTCGCGACCCTGGACGAGGTGGCGAAGCACTACGGCCTCGCGGGGCTCGAGCGCGCCGATCCGCGCGCGGTCGGCGACGTGGAGCCGTGGGTACCGAACTTCGTCGACGAGCACCGCCGGGAGCTCGTACCGCTCCTCGACCTGCTGAAGGGTGAGCTGGTCGTCCCCTGAGGTCGCCCGCCGCGCGACCCCTCCCCGAGCCGGCGCGGTTCTGCTCGTGTCCGGGCGCCCGCCCGACTACACCGTCGCCGTGCCCTCGTCGCGCCGTGAGCCCGCCCTCGCAACGCCCCCGCCCGGCCCAACCCCCGGCGACGCGAGCGCCCCCCTCGCCAGCGCAAAGCGGCTCGCGCAGGTGGTGGTCCCGCTCGTCGCGGTGTTCGCGGGCGTGAGCGTGGGCGCTGCGTTCTTTCGCCCCGAGCTCCGCGCCCTGGGGGAGGCGTTCGTGCGGCGGTTCGGCTACGGCGGGATGGCCCTCGGCGCGTTCCTATCGGACGCGTTCATGTCCCCGATTCCTCCGCAGTTCTACATACTTACGTCAGTGGCTGCCGGCGCGCCCCAGGGGCCGTCGGTCGCCGTAATCTGCCTCTCGTCGGTGGTCGCGGCGAACGTGGCCTACCACGTGGCCGGCTCGCTCGCCCGCGTGCCCCTCGTTCGGCACCGCATCGAGCGCTCGCGGGGCCTCATCGATCCGCTCTTCGCGCGGTACGGCTACTACGCCGTCGCCGTCGGCGCGGTGCTGCCCGTCCCCTTCTCGCTGCTCTGTTATCTCGCGGGCCTCTACCGCGTGCCCTACCGCCTCTACGCGGTGCTCGTGCTCCTCCGCGTGCCCCGGCTGCTGGTGTTCTACGCGCTGATCCGCCTCGGCTGGGCTCCCTGAGGGCGCGCGAGAGCCCCGGCTGAGAGTCTCCTGCGAAGCTCGTAGGGCGCGCCTCGGACCTGCGGAGTACGGACAGTACGCCTCGCGCGCGCTGGGGCGCGAGGTCGACGCTGGAGCGGGACACGCCGCCCAGGTTCGTGTGCACCGGACGCCGCCGATGAAGCCGTCACCGCGTCGCGCTCTTTGTGCCTACGCGCTCAGAAGGTCGCGCCCACGCGCCAGGCTTCCCAGGCCTACCCGACACGGCGAAACGCGCGCGGCTTGCGCGCGAGCGGACCTGAGGGTACACGGTTCGGCCCGCACCGCGGGTCACGCCATGTCCCCTCACGAGTTCTCCGTCCCCATCTCCTCGCTCGACGCCGGCGGCAAGAGCTTCACCTTCCCCATTCGCCCCGCGTGGATCCGCGGCGCGATGGAGGGGTGTGAGGTCACGCCCTCGGAGCGCGACGGCACCCTCGAGGTGCGCCTGTCACCGAGCGGCGCCGACGTCGTCGCCCAAGGTACGCTCGAGGCCGACCTCGTCGTGCCGTGCGCGCGCTGCCTCGGCCCTGCCAACATCTCGATTTCAAACAGCTTCTCGGTCATCTTCGTGCCAAACGCGTCCACGGCGCGCGGCGACGACGAGGAGATCGTGGGCAGTGAAGAGGGCGACACGCTGCCCTACGATGGCGAGACCGTCGTGCTCGACGACTTCGTCCGCGACGAGCTGTTGCTCGAGTCGCCGATGATTCCCTTGTGTTCCGAGGGCTGCCCGGGTATGAGCCCTTCCCTCGTTTCCAACGGTCCCGAGGCCGACCCGCCGAGTGACCCGATTGACCCTCGCCTTCTCCCGCTCCTGCGGTGGAAGACCCCCCAGAAGTCCTGAAGAGACCTGACGAAGGAGCATCCCCGTGGCCGTCCCCAAGAGGCGAACCAGCCGATCCAAGCGCAACATGCGGCGCGCGAACCACGACAAGGTCGTCCCGGTGCAGCTCATCGCCTGCTCCAACTGTGGCGAGCCCTCGGTCCCCCACCGCGCCTGCGGCGCGTGCGGCTTCTACGGCGGACGCTCCGTCAAGAAGACCGAGGCCGCCGGCTGAGCGCACCCGCAGACCGCGCACTCCAACGGCACGGGCAGGAAGATCCCTTCTTGCCCGTGCTCGGTTTTGTGCGAGCCAGCAATTGACTTTTTTGTTAGTCAGTAGGCCAGCGCGCCCCGCACCCTCGAGAGTCCCATGCTGCAGCCCGCCTCCCGCATCCTCGGCACCGGCCACTTCCTGCCGCCGAACGTCCGGACGAACCACGACATCGAGCGGATGGTCGACACCTCCGACCAGTGGATCATGGAGCGCACGGGTATCCGCGAGCGGCGCATCGCCAGCCCCGAGATGGTCACGAGCGACATGGCGGCCGAGGCCGCTCGGGCCGCGCTCACGATGGCCGGCCTGAAGGCGTCCGACCTCGACATGATCATCGTGGGCACCGTCACGCCGGACATGCCCATGCCCGCGACCGCGGTCTTCGTTCAGCAGAAAATCGGCGCCGGCCACTGCCCCGCCTTCGACATCTCCGCCGCGTGCGCAGGCTTTCTGTTCGGCCTCACGCTGGCCGACGGTGTGATTCGCACCGGGGTCGCCAAGCACGTCCTCGTCATCGGCGTCGAGCTGCTCTCGCGCGTGGTCGACTGGGAGGACCGCACGACGTGCGTGCTCTTCGGCGACGGCGCCGGCGCCGCCGTGTTCGGCCCTTCGGAGGGTAAGGTCGACAGCCTCGGCCGCCCCCGCGGCGTGCTCGCGTCCAGTATCCACTCGGACGGCGAGCTCGCCGCCTCGCTGTGGATCCCGGGCGGCGGCAGCCGCACGCCGGCCTCGGCCGACATGCTCGCGACGAAGGCCCACAAGGTCCACATGCGCGGCCAGGACATCTTCAAGGTGGCCATCAAGAGCCTGTATTCTGCAAGTAAAGCCGCCGTGGAGAAGGCCGGCATGACCCCCGACGAGGTCGACTGGGTCTGTCCTCACCAGGCGAACCTCCGCATCATCGACCAGGCCACGACCCGCCTCGGCGTCCCGAAGGAGAAGATCCTCGTGAACCTCGAGCGAGTGGGCAACACCTCGAGCGCGAGCATCCCCATCCTCCTCGACGAGAGCCTGCGCTCCGGCAAGGTGAAGGAGGGCGACAGCGTCGTCATGTGCGCGCTCGGCGCCGGCGTCTCCTGGGGCGGCGCGGTCGTCCGCGTTTAGACGGTGCCCTCGGCGCAGGCGGGCGCCTGCGACGGCTCGCGTCCGCCGGACGCCTGCGTCTTGCGCGGGCTGCGCGGCCCCGCGCTGGGCATCTGAACGATTGTGAAGGTCACGCTTCCCCGAGGCCGGCAACCCCAGCTAAGCTGCACCCAATGGCGCGCAAACTCCGCGTAGGCATGACACTCACGTTCCTCGCCGCGGGGGCCGCGGCGACAGCCTCGCTCACGGCGTGCCCCATCGCGACCGCCGGCATCTTCGAGTCGTACATGTCGATCGACGGCGAGCGGCGGCGGAACGAGTTCTTCAGCGACACGACGAACATCGTCTGCGCGGTCGAGGTGCGCGGCGCGCGCACCAACGTGACCACCGAGATGTTGATCCGGCAGACCCAGATCCTCACGCTGGACCCGCCGGTGCGGGCGACCGACACGAACGTGATCCTCGCCTACGCCGACTTCCAAGGCGCCGGCAAACAGGTCCTCGAGCTCAAGCCCGCCGACCCGAAGGACGCGGGCGAGGCGCCGCAGGTGAAGCCGTTCCCGGTGGGTCGCTTCCAGTGCGAAATCTACCTCGACGGCAAGCTCGAGGAGACCCTGCCCTTCAACGTGAACTTCGCACCCTGCCCGCCCCAGCGCATCGAGCCCGGCGCGCGGTGCGGCGGCTTCTACGAGAAGAACCGCTCGTGCCCCGCGGGTGGCGCGGGCATCCCCGAAGCCGGGCCGCCGCAGGTCACGGCCGGCACCTGCACCTGCGACGGCAGCATTACGGCGGTCTGGGTATGCAAATGACCTCGCGGGAGAGCCTCATGGTGCAGCGTACGGCACGACGAACCTCGCAGTCTTCCGCTCCGCGGCGTGGCCTCGCCTGGCTGGCGGTCGTGGCGCTCGGCGCCTCGGTCGTCGCGTGCGTCTTCGACTCGGGTGGCGGCTACCAGGGCGGCGGGCGCGAGTCTCCCGTCAAGAAGGAAGAGAACTCGACCACGCCCACCGAGCCCACCACCACGACGACCACGACCACGCCCCCGCCCGACTCCGCGCCTCCTCCCCCGGTCGACGCTGGCGGCGGCTGACCGCGCCACGCTCGCGCGTCCGCGGTCGCGTTGGAGAGCTCCCTCGAAACGGAGGTGGGCCAGCGAGGCGCGCGAGGGCGTTGAACAGCGCGCGCGAGGGCTGCTAGGTTCCGCGCTCGGCGAGGCGAGGTGCTCCGCCGAGGAGACGAAGGAACGTGAAGACCGCGTGGCTCTTCCCCGGCCAGGGGGCACAAACCGTCGGCATGGGGCGTCGCCTGCACGAGGCTTCGGCGGCCGCGCGCGAGGTGTTCGCGGCGGCAGACGCGGCGCTAGATGAGCCGCTCTCGGCGATGATCTTCGAGGGCCCGGAGGAGGCGCTCACGCGCACCGCCAACGCGCAGCCCGCGATCGTCACGACGAGCATCGCCACGCTGGCCGCGGTGCGCGAGCGGTGGCCTGCCCTGCCGAGCCCGAGCTACGCCGCGGGGCACTCGCTCGGCGAGTACTCCGCCCTCGTCGCGGCCGAGGCGCTCGCCCTGCCCGACGCCGTGCGCCTCGTGCGCGCGCGCGGCCGCGCGATGCAGGAGGCCGTCCCCGAGGGCGCCGGCGCGATGGCGGCGATCATGGGCCTCGACGGCGAGACGCTCGAGGGCCTCTGCAAGCGAGCCGCCGCCGACACCGGCGAGACCGTCTCGTGCGCCAACTTCAACGCGCCAGGGCAGGTCGTCATCGCGGGCACCCAGCGCGCGGTAGCGCGCGCGTCGGCCCTCGCGTCCGAGGCCAAGGGCAAGGCGATCCCGCTCAAGGTGAGCGCCCCCTTCCACTGCGCCCTCATGGCGCCCGCGGCCACCTCGGTCGCGAGCGAGCTCGATCGCGTAGTGGTCAACAATCTTGTCTTTCCGGTGGTGGCGAACGTCGACGCGAAGGCGAACCGCGAGGCCTCGCGGGTGAAGGAGCTGCTCGTTCGCCAGGTCGACGGCGCGGTGCGCTGGGAGCAGGCCGTCCGGCTGATGCACGCCGAGGGCGTCACCCACGCCGTCGAGCTCGGGCCGGGCAAGGTGCTCGCCGGGCTCCTGAAGCGCATCGCGAAGGACGTGACCGTCCTCAGCGTGAGCGATCCGGAGGGCGTGGAGGCGGTCGGCCCGTTCCTCGGGCTCGCGTGAGAACGAGTAGGCCAGCAGCGAAGGAGACAGGATGTTTCGACTCGACGGAAAGGTTGCGATCGTCACCGGCGGCTCGCGCGGCATCGGGCGCGCGTGCTGTGAGGCGCTCGCGGCGCAGGGCGCGACCGTGGTGGTCAACTACGTCCGCGGCGAGGCCGCGGCGAACGAGGTCGTCGAGGGCATCGTCGCCCGGGGCGGCAAGGCCGAGGCGGCCGCGTTCGACATCGCCGACACGAAGGCCTCGGAGGCCGCCATCGACGCTATCGCCAAGCGGCTCGGGCGCCTCGACATTCTCGTCGCGAACGCGGGCATCGCCATCGACGGGCTGCTCCTGCGCCTGAAAGACGAGGACGTGAGCCGCATGTTCGACGTGAACGTGAAGGGCTCGCTCGCGTGCGCGAAGGCCGCGACGAAGGTCATGATGCGCGCGAAGACCGGGCGCATCATCTTCGTCTCCAGCGTCATCGCCGAGATGGGGAACGTAGGGCAGACCGCCTACGCCGCCACGAAAGCCGCCCTCCTCGGCGTCACCAAGTCGATCGCGCGCGAGTTCGCGTCGCGTCAGATCACGGTGAACGCGATCACGCCCGGCTTCATCGAGACCGACATGACCCACGCCATGCCGGAGGCCATGAAGGAGCAGGTGCTGAAGGCCATCCCGCTCGGGCGCATCGGCGCCGCCAACGACGTCGCCGCCGCCTGCGCCTTCCTCGCGAGCGACGAGGCCGCCTACATGACCGGCCAGGTGCTCAGGGTCAACGGCGGCATGTACGTCTAGCTAGCGATCCCCCCGGCGTGCGTCTCATCGGCGTCTAAAAAACGAGGTTCCCAGGCGACCGAATTGAGGTAGAACGCCCACGTTCACTTGGTGCACGCCCCCGACGGCGTCCGCACCGGCGCTCCGCGAGCCTGGCGCCTCGAGGGCTCCTCTCGCAGCAGGCGCCCAACCGACTCCCCGTTCTTTCCCACCTCTTCGTAAGAAGCATCGACCCCCGAGGGCACGAAATGGCTCAGGACATTCCCAGCGAAGTCAAGCGCATCATCAAGGAGCAGCTCGACGTCGACGACAAGGACATCAAGCCCGAATCGACGTTCATCGAAGATCTCGGCGCAGACTCTCTCGGCCTCGTGGAGCTCGTGCTGGCGTTCGAGGAGGCCTTCGAGATCGACATCCCCGACGAGGACACCGAGAAGATCCGCACCGTGCAGGACGCG comes from Myxococcales bacterium and encodes:
- a CDS encoding VTT domain-containing protein, coding for MVPLVAVFAGVSVGAAFFRPELRALGEAFVRRFGYGGMALGAFLSDAFMSPIPPQFYILTSVAAGAPQGPSVAVICLSSVVAANVAYHVAGSLARVPLVRHRIERSRGLIDPLFARYGYYAVAVGAVLPVPFSLLCYLAGLYRVPYRLYAVLVLLRVPRLLVFYALIRLGWAP
- a CDS encoding ketoacyl-ACP synthase III encodes the protein MLQPASRILGTGHFLPPNVRTNHDIERMVDTSDQWIMERTGIRERRIASPEMVTSDMAAEAARAALTMAGLKASDLDMIIVGTVTPDMPMPATAVFVQQKIGAGHCPAFDISAACAGFLFGLTLADGVIRTGVAKHVLVIGVELLSRVVDWEDRTTCVLFGDGAGAAVFGPSEGKVDSLGRPRGVLASSIHSDGELAASLWIPGGGSRTPASADMLATKAHKVHMRGQDIFKVAIKSLYSASKAAVEKAGMTPDEVDWVCPHQANLRIIDQATTRLGVPKEKILVNLERVGNTSSASIPILLDESLRSGKVKEGDSVVMCALGAGVSWGGAVVRV
- the fabD gene encoding ACP S-malonyltransferase, with protein sequence MKTAWLFPGQGAQTVGMGRRLHEASAAAREVFAAADAALDEPLSAMIFEGPEEALTRTANAQPAIVTTSIATLAAVRERWPALPSPSYAAGHSLGEYSALVAAEALALPDAVRLVRARGRAMQEAVPEGAGAMAAIMGLDGETLEGLCKRAAADTGETVSCANFNAPGQVVIAGTQRAVARASALASEAKGKAIPLKVSAPFHCALMAPAATSVASELDRVVVNNLVFPVVANVDAKANREASRVKELLVRQVDGAVRWEQAVRLMHAEGVTHAVELGPGKVLAGLLKRIAKDVTVLSVSDPEGVEAVGPFLGLA
- a CDS encoding DUF177 domain-containing protein; translated protein: MSPHEFSVPISSLDAGGKSFTFPIRPAWIRGAMEGCEVTPSERDGTLEVRLSPSGADVVAQGTLEADLVVPCARCLGPANISISNSFSVIFVPNASTARGDDEEIVGSEEGDTLPYDGETVVLDDFVRDELLLESPMIPLCSEGCPGMSPSLVSNGPEADPPSDPIDPRLLPLLRWKTPQKS
- the acpP gene encoding acyl carrier protein, translated to MAQDIPSEVKRIIKEQLDVDDKDIKPESTFIEDLGADSLGLVELVLAFEEAFEIDIPDEDTEKIRTVQDAIDYIEKNAKK
- a CDS encoding 3-oxoacyl-ACP reductase FabG; this encodes MFRLDGKVAIVTGGSRGIGRACCEALAAQGATVVVNYVRGEAAANEVVEGIVARGGKAEAAAFDIADTKASEAAIDAIAKRLGRLDILVANAGIAIDGLLLRLKDEDVSRMFDVNVKGSLACAKAATKVMMRAKTGRIIFVSSVIAEMGNVGQTAYAATKAALLGVTKSIAREFASRQITVNAITPGFIETDMTHAMPEAMKEQVLKAIPLGRIGAANDVAAACAFLASDEAAYMTGQVLRVNGGMYV
- the rpmF gene encoding 50S ribosomal protein L32, whose translation is MAVPKRRTSRSKRNMRRANHDKVVPVQLIACSNCGEPSVPHRACGACGFYGGRSVKKTEAAG